ACTCTTCCAAAAATCCAGTTCTGTAAAATGCGTAATATTTAACCGCAATAACATAATACGTAATATAATGACCGTGATTTTAAGCACTGTATATGCATTATAAAACCAGTCTAAAAAGTagtgttacataaatataatatgtacagagATATGGCTAAGGTTATCGAAAAGGATATATAGCCTTAACGATTTATGGTAAAGAGCCCATCGAAGAatgaaaaatctattaaaagcATTGTTTCAAAACTTttgattgtttaattaaaatttattcaaacatcCACTTGTACATGTATCAAAGCATTGATAGCATTGTAAAGAAAATAAATGCTAATATCTCTAAACCAAATACCTGTACTCGGCATAGGATTTGCTCCATTGTTGAAAGCATGAGACGAATCTTCCTGCATGACATCGTTGATTTGAGTAGCCCACTTGATTATAACCCCTTCGATGGcacttttcaaatataaatcagCTTCACCGCCGTTTACAATTTCCCTTTCGGCCTCGTGTACCTTTTCCACTCCAACTGGCATGGGTAAAACGGTCTGACCGTTCACTTTCCCTTTTACCTAGTCGAAATTGAAATTGTacacatataggtatatatatatatagatataggtacataagatgtgccataaaatattaaaatagcttaaatttagTTCAATTTTACTTGGTAAACGGTGCTCTTGAGACTGTGTACGTGTTTTTTGATGTCCTGTGCAACTACTGTAGGCCAGGCAGTgtgattcaaaggattcgaaagaAGCGGTACGAAAATCTCGTCCACCAAAGCGGCCAATTGATCGATCGTTTTCGGTGCTAAATCTCCTgcaatgaattgaaaaaaaaattaaagggaGAATGACTAgttaaatttcttcaaaaacagAATTCTGTGCCGAGGCCGACTGACGATTGACTGGCAATTAAGTAAATGGTCCGTTGttgtacatacatccatatgtataggtactttTTATATagcatacataaaatgtatgtaatttaattaatttaatgaaaatacatatctcagaaataaaaattttgatagccaatatctatattttaaatataaataaaatatattttcgtttgtatgtacctatgtacatacatatatgaatgtaaatgTCCGTTTATATAATCCAGAACTGCACGTTAACAGTTCGGCACGGCACTACccagcactgcacggaaaagactagttCTGTTCATACTATACGGCACCGCTCGTTTTCGGCACATTAATACTtgttttatacgagtatgtacaacGAAAAATCGGCttagatataaattaaaaagcgcgacaatacggcgcaatatttctTGCCGCGTACCGTCGAgttaatattgtcacaatatgatatttccaaaaatattcatatgcacatggcagcactttcataagtacgggtgcactcaaCAATATAACATCACATTATGCGTGagtatttccacagtggctataaaaaccggttctgcttgatacgtttcggtgacatatactgctgtatagtatgcatAGATTGCTCGTCGAATTTTGCTTTTTCGAATACGTCACAAACACATTACAgagcatatgaatgtgtccatatagaatgtactaaagaatatttctcgtactgctgtttatgtGCAATTTCCGGCTTGGGATGTGCTGATATGAGCAaacctttattcgtaatttttaaaacaaagctATCAGAAAAAAAGCTGTCGTTAATTTGGAAAATTCGGACGTGACTAAcccatgtatttgaggaatataagaagtttttaaaataaaattcgataatgaaacatacatacatacacgtttacacacacacacattttttctagatgatgaaacgtgatcaatgatcgattttgagttcgaatcagtcaaaatctctagtttgaattttcgcatgatcaaaaacttcatatattgttactacgtacatacatagataaagtaaaaatgaaactgtacataaaatattataacaaataaaatttcaataacggTATTTCAagtcaatattaataaaattttaaatatacaattggtaataaacaaacattatatatgtatcatatgtatgtacataataataacgggtctacgtgacgagccagaatgttaaattacagaaaacacaaatatcgggaggcaaatatcgaaaatcgaaagatcttaggtcgaaagatcaaaaaaaagggtgcatggtaaacggtacataatcacgtacatactcacttaatttgcgcgagcagggtacaacaggaacaagaggaacaggcttttcctcccgtattctgcgcgcacattaatacgggagaaaaagcctgttcctcttgttcctgttgtatcctgctcgcgcaaattaaatgagtatgtacgtgagtatgtaccgtttaccatgcaccctttttttttgatctttcgacttaagatctttcgattttcgacaattgccttccgatatttgcgttttctgtaatttaacattctggctcgtcacggagaccgaagaataacatacataaaaaaacgaaataaataaacccaatatttttatttgctctAAGACCAAACCCAAGGTTAATGTTATTATAATTcgaattacatatttatgtacaatcaaACTTATATGTCAAATCTTGTATGTAATTgagttcaaatttatttaaatttatttttttaaataaactaaaaaaattaatactgcAAATAGTTTCACTGtagacattatatgtatatacatacatatgtacatatacataaaaaaatccaaatagTGAATTTATAACAAgaaacaataaaagaaaaatggaaACTCACCTGCAATGACCATTTCGTTGCATTTTTCTTTCGGCACAGCCCCAGCTTTCTTCTTCACGAAATAAACGCCTTTTGTTTTCAACGGACACGGAAAAGAGCTCGAAGGTATCAACTGCAACGACGGCGTtaaaatcacaatcaaaatcaaaacagaCGGCTTGTCTACGAAATCCTTCAATGTCGTCCTGTACTCCTCGACGGAAAATATCCTCGTCCATTTCTCCGGCTTCAGCCTAAGAGACTTCGTGACATAACTACCGAGAAACTCGTAACGAGGATCGGCAGCAGCAGCCGACGTATCAGTCTTCGCCATTGTCGAGAAAACAAAATTGGATATTATTCACACTCGCATATTGGATACTATTCACACCGATCGCGGCGAGCACCCCTGAAGTTTCGcagttttaattgatttaattatatttttcagaCCGGACGAGCACATATCTTGTCACGATGTGAACCTGCGTGATTATGAGGCCGGTCTGGTCGCTTATGGAAAAGGCATGGGAgaaatttgtatcaaaatctAATATGCTAAGCGAACCAACTCGGTCACGCAAACCTTAGTACGCCGATGCGACAGGTCGAAATACTTTGCGGTCTTCCGAATCAGGTGGGTTGGGGGAGAACTTCCACTAACATTTCCGATGCGACATTTACCTAAAAAAGttctaaaattatttgaattgaaaagtcGGGGGTAATCCGTACAGGTATATCacgaaaataaaatcaatccatacataattacaaggtgaattataattttaaagattAAGGAAAATTGTGTCAAACAATACTAAAATcatcatatgagccgttattttattttttttatttatttatttatttatttaatagttttggaccattgtggcattacaggaagaacctaatgcgccacaatggcctacatttgaaaaagatataaaaacatgatataaaaacaagtaaactgtaaataaaggaaaaaagcaaaagcagaaaacatggtaaaataaaataataaaaaaaagtaacaaaaggaaaataatacatcattcagagagaaaaaaaataacaaaagtgtaaaaattaaaaataaaatccataaatcccattctttgtttacactgaacaaaattaaaatagtatataaaaatatacaaaggagaaagaaaaagtaaaataaaataaaacaaaatataaataaaaataaaatcacagcgaggcccaaatggaagagagtagattaagattccactcattcatcacattcaaattaagaaagtaatgatgagcgcaggttaccagataaatatgttaaaataatatccgataatctacgctccccaaggtggaaaatattacattcagggacagcagcaacgatttcattgagaagtcgaatagctcttggaataggagccattcgaaaaagaactgtgcgagcagcaggtacaatcatcaaatgatgatgtctaccacgcacataattattagggacataaagtcccaactgttccagcaacaacgggcatgacgtattaccacgcaatagctggagaacgaaacgaattaacgagaagtttctccgaagttcaagggaattatacccaagcatgcccaaaaggaaaggagtaggatagagatatgggtagtacccatattctttcttataaagaaaacgaagaaatgctttttgcactttttctataataagagagtagtttacttcatgcggattccacacaattgcattatactctagcttacttctaacaagcgagttgaaaagtaagcgagaagacaaggggttggagaataatctagcatatctcaagacaaatccaagtcgacgaaaggaaacgtcagcgattgtcttgatgtggttgtgaaaggtgaattgaggatcaaaagtgatacccaagtcgaccattgattccacgcgctacaacaatacggatccaatggaatacccgtgacaatagagcgaattcgcacgtccataacccataatggcacatttactagtattcagttcaagccctaaactggaactgaactctaaaacagcgttaatatcagcttgaaggagagaggcttgcctctcatccttaacagcaaagaatagtttaacgtcgtctgcaaacaagagacatgaagattatatttgaaagtggttttAATCCACTTTACTTCATGTCGATAGATATTTCACaaatcattaagagggctggacaccagcgccttgtccatacaaacgtattacacttctcccttcctcaattatggcactagagaaattatttttatatatgctatggatatttaccataggcatgtttctgtggttttatttttttgattggtTACTTTTTATAGTAGCtagaagccgccaaacatctataaaatcacctctttttacacccacgagtctagcgtgcttatttaacggttgatttttaaaaaaatacgaccacacaaacatagaaaatatctttctcataccgatgatgaaattttttttaaattgatccagtttcggaggagaaaactggaga
This Arctopsyche grandis isolate Sample6627 chromosome 7, ASM5162203v2, whole genome shotgun sequence DNA region includes the following protein-coding sequences:
- the LOC143914086 gene encoding dynein beta chain, ciliary-like, which gives rise to MAKTDTSAAAADPRYEFLGSYVTKSLRLKPEKWTRIFSVEEYRTTLKDFVDKPSVLILIVILTPSLQLIPSSSFPCPLKTKGVYFVKKKAGAVPKEKCNEMVIAGDLAPKTIDQLAALVDEIFVPLLSNPLNHTAWPTVVAQDIKKHVHSLKSTVYQVKLN